Proteins from a single region of Lonchura striata isolate bLonStr1 chromosome 34, bLonStr1.mat, whole genome shotgun sequence:
- the LOC144247815 gene encoding serine/threonine-protein kinase pim-1-like translates to MRELSDELAKLLSIIFQQSWLTGEVPDDWKLPNVMPIHSKGEKEDPGNYRPVILTSVPGAYVQNWDYTSNIAWCERLEEIVGWKPFVAWGWAGIAALWLRLARARPRPRRRVRPRRRRLPGPAEDTRGTAAPAAPAAASPARAPPLGSAAAGPEPPVSRCRDRRPGDGRPEALGGRSGAAAGPGPSADSRVPPAGKAQEALQERYRVGSLLGRGGFGRVFAATRLSDGAPVAIKRVPRNRVRRWGELPDGTSAPLEIVLLDKVSTGFPGVVQLLEWFELPNSIVMVLERPERSQDLLHFIRARRFLSEEVARELFRQVLEAVRHCTSRGVLHRDIKPENILVDLATGQAKLIDFGCGTYLQDTAYTDFAGTLSYSPPEWNRLGWYHGEAATIWSLGILLHQMVCGQHPFRRGRKISWDHQLSLPQRLSPECQELIRWCLSMHFLDRPSLEDLFCEPWIQDSHLS, encoded by the exons ATGAGGGAGCTGTCAGATGAGCTTgccaagctgctctccatcattttccagcagtcctggctcactgggGAGGTTCCAGATGACTGGAAGCTGCCCAATGTGATGCCCATTCACAGCAAGGGTGAGAAGGAGGATCCTGGTAATTACAGGCCAGTCATCCTGACCTCAGTACCCG GTGCCTACGTCCAGAATTGGGATTACACCTCCAACATTGCCTGGTGTGAaagactggaggagattgttggctggaaacCTTTTGt tgcctggggctgggccgGCATCGCCGCCCTTTGGCTCCGCCtggcccgagcccggccccggccccgccgcagggTCCGGCCCCGGCGCCGGCGCCTCCCGGGCCCCGCGGAGGACACACGCGGcacggccgctcccgccgcccccgctgCGGCTTCCCCGGCCCGAGCTCCGCCGCtcggcagcgcggccgccggcCCCGAGCCTCCCGTGTCCCGTTGCCGAGACCGAAGGCCTGGGGATGGCCGGCCCGAGGCGCTCGGGGGGCGCTCGGGGGCCGCTGCTGgccccgggccgagcgctgacagccgcgtcccgcccgcagggaaggcgcaggaggccctGCAGGAGCGGTACCGAGTGGGTTCGCTGCTGGGGCGCGGCGGTTTCGGCAGAGTGTTCGCAgccacgcggctctcggacggcgccccg gtggccatcaaaagggtgccacggaaccgcgtccggcgctggggcgagctg CCCGACGGCACCAGCGCACCCCTGGAGATCGTCCTGCTGGACAAGGTGTCCACCGGCTTCCCTGGTGTGGtccagctgctggagtggtttgagctCCCCAACAGCATCGTGATGGTGCTGGAGCGGCCGGAGCGGTCTCAGGACCTCCTGCATTTCATTCGGGCACGGAGGTTCCTGTCTGAAGAGGTGGCACGGGAGCTGTTccgccaggtgctggaggccgtgcggcactgCACCAGCCGCGGGGTCCTGCACCGTGACATCAAACCAGAGAACATCCTGGTTGACCTGGCCACTGGCCAGGCAAAATTGAtcgactttggctgtggcaccTACCTGCAGGACACAGCCTACACTGACTTTGCAG GAACACTGTCATACAGCCCCCCGGAATGGAACCGCTTGGGCTGGTACCATGGCGAGGCAGcaacgatctggtccctgggcatCCTGCTGCACCAGATGGTCTGCGGGCAGCACCCTTTCAGGAGGGGCCGGAAGATCAGCTGGGACCATCAGCTCTCGCTGCCACAGCGGCTCTCTccag AGTGCCAAGAACTTATCAGGTGGTGTTTATCCATGCACTTCTTGGACAGACCTTCCTTAGAAGACCTGTTCTGTGAACCTTGGATACAGGATAGTCACCTGTCATAG